Genomic segment of Oncorhynchus keta strain PuntledgeMale-10-30-2019 chromosome 5, Oket_V2, whole genome shotgun sequence:
caaaacagctcccacaatcttattATTATCAATTcatttcagccaatcatcattCATTTGTTTCAGTGCCATACATTTTGAGTGCCCTTCCCCCTTAAATGTACACAAAGGGCTAATATCAATAACGTttcatgtcaatctctcctggctcaaagtagaggagagattgactgcatcacaacttgtctttgtgagaggtattgacgtGCTGTGAGGACACacgtgcacagacacacacacactctcacactctcacacacacacacacacacactaagattGTAGTATTGTACATTATATATTGTAAATGTGTAATATTAGAGTAATAACGTAGTAATTTATTGTATGATGTATTGGTTTATTTATGATGtagggtgttgttttgttgtgatgtaattGTTTTGTTCCTGTTTGGATCCCAGGAAGAAGAGCTGCTAAATACTCTAAATACTAAATACTTTTGCAGAGCGTGAGACACTCCTATTCatttcaagtcaaatcaaatgttattcgtcACATGAGCTGAATACAACGGGGATcaactttaccatgaaatgcttgattacgagcccttcccaacaaaACAGAGTAAAACCATTATCATGAAAATAGTAACACAAatggaataaaatacacaagaatggagctatatacaggggtactagtaccagatcaatgtgcagaggtacgaggtattTATGTACATACATGAAGACAGGGtaatgtgactaggcatcaggataggtcataataaggtatttgaggtagatatgtacatgaaggcagggtaatgtgactaggcatcaggatagataataataaggtatttgaggtagatatgtacatgaaggcagggtaatgtgactaggcatcaggatagataataataaggtatttgaggtagatatgtacatgaaggcagggtaatgtgactaggcatcaggatagataataataaggtatttgaggtagatatgtacatgaaggcagggtaatgtgacgaggcatcaggatagataataataaggtatttgaggtagatatgtacatgaaggcagggtaatgtgacgaggcatcaggatagataataataatagtcaaaTAAAGAGCAGAGTAGCAGCATATGatgtgtaaaagtgtgtgtgtgtagtgtatgtcaACATGTGTGGGTATTGTGTGAGAGTGTACGTTCAGTGTgcgtgtacagtatgtactgtgtatttatttataGTCGTGTGGGTGTGAATATAGTCACTGTAAGATAGGGTCAACGCATGTAGTCCGAGTCACCAATTAATTTACTATTTAGTCGTCTTATGCCTATTAAGCAGTtgtatgacttgggggtagaagctgtatcAGAGCCTGTTGGTCCAAGAGCTGATGCAGGGACTTTAAGGCTTACAGGGTTAGAGTTGACCCAAGTGTTTTCTTCTACAGAAAACCACAAAATTGTAAGGAATTCCAGTAAAAAAACTGATCTTTCTGGTTTATACCCATTTTTAAGTGAAAGATGGACAATTTATGTCCATTATGGCAGCTCGGCAAGTTGAGCCTGCTCTGTTGTTGTCCCATTAGGCAGGGAACTTTTAACAGAAAACAACCAAACTGCAAAGAATTCCAGGGGCgtcacaaaatacattttttttaagccTGCTACACTGGAAGTGTAACTTTTAGTCAGGGCGAGCAGAGACACATTTATCCTATTACTCAGGCCGAGATACACTATTTAGCGGTAACTAACCAGCCTAACCACACCAGCTTCGCACTCATGTGGGTGATAACAAGCTAGCAAGCATGCTAGGTAGTGCTACACATTGTCAGAAAACTCGATTTTTCAGCTTCTTTCATGTTGTTTAATTAAGAGACCGACAAGTTCTGGCATTTCTGTGTGTAAACCACAATTTTCCCATTTTCAGGCAAGTTACCAAAATCATCAGTTAACCAAGAAAGACTGCAGGCTTGGCCAATGGGGATGTCCCTTTCAGACCTTATCAATCTCTGTGGAGGGTAAGACAGTGATTAATCAGTTGCAAAACGGTTTTATATGGGCCATAATGAGAACAGAGTTTGTCTAATCAAATGTATGAAATTTATTAAAACAACTAGAAAATGACATTTACAGAAGTAAATGTGGTATGCTTGCTCGTCTAGAAGTATTTATAGTGAAGTAGCACTTATtgtgaagtagtagtagtagtattggtagtgatggcagtagtaatggtagtaatatagTGTTTTATAGGCTACGTGTTCTTTATAGTGAGATATTTTGGGGTGGTTGAAACTTTTAAACAAGATTACAGGGTTTTCTCTTAATGCAACTCCGTGCAGTCAATGGCAATATGTGGCCCCATCTGTTTTAGCTATAATTCCAGGAGCCACTTGTGGATTTGAGAGCTCTAACACGGTTCCACCTCAGACACCGCCAAAACAACTGCTATGCGGATGTTGGCTAAAGAggatctgattgaatagagccctaagtctctgagagctttgcacaccgaGATTGGGCAATATTTGCCCAATATTTGCTAGACTGCAATTTTCAAGGACATTTCAGTCAAAACTGATGTGACCAGTCAGTCAACTTTGTAGATTATTGTATTTCTGAAAGGTgcattcctctcccagtgtctggtgtaagcagactgaagcaggtttttcttttggattttacctgtgcttagctccatcctgtatctttttatcctgaaaaactccccagtctttgcCAAGGTCAAggatacacataccatgatgcaaatcaaattcaaatcaaatgtatttatatagcccaccaatatgcttgaaaataaggaggcagttactcagtgatatgttgttggatttgccccaaacttaATGCTTTGCATTTAAACCAAAAAGTGTATCATTCAAGAtgttttttgcagtattactttagtaccttgttacatacaagatgcatgttttggaatatttttattttcactgtcatttaggtcattattgtagATTCACTAcgatgttgatccatcctcagttttctcccatcacagccattgatgTCCGTAGTCATTTTAATATCCCCATTGGCCTTGTGGTGACacccctgagcagtttccttcctgtcctgcagctcagttcagaaagACGACTATCTTTTATGTCTGGGTGGTGTTATAcataatccacagcataattGTTAActttgttacccatctaccaatcactgcccttctttataAGCCTTtcaaaaagctccctggtctttgaggAACCTTGCAGATGTAGAAGGAACAGAGGAAGGGTAGTCACTCAAAAATCATGTAAACCACTATTTCAGTCCATGTCATTTATGAGATTTAAGCCAAATGCTTTCCCTTAACCTAATTTAGGCTTGTCTAAAGGCAGTTAATACTTTACAACTAGTTTTTGTTCAtttgtctgtatttttttttttttttgggattcctatttttttattcatttgtctgtattttttggggggattcctatttttttattcatttgtctgtattttttttttttttgggggattccTATTTTTTTAGTCATTTGTCTGTATTTTTTTGGGGGATTCctatttttttattcatttgtctgtatttttttgggggattcctatttttttattcatttgtctgtatttttttgggggggattcctATTTTTAGTCATTTGTCtgtatttttttggggggattctatttttttattaatttgtctgtatttttttgggggggggattcctattttttattcatttgtcttttttggggggggggatccCTATTTTTTTCAAAATCGATTTCAATTccgcaaaaacatttttttacatccAAGGGATGGTGAATGAATACCCACTGTAAACATTACACTGAACAGGTTGATGTttgtcatgagtcttgtcctggaggcagaccTGGGCGATTTCCCCTTAGGCCAGCTGCAGTCAAAATTATAATTCATGAAGGAAATGTGCTTTTTTTtatcttaatttaaggttagcagtgtggtgatTTTATGCCTGTGCCCATCTGCAATGTGGACTCCAGTACAAGATTAAAGAGAAATGCTTACCTTCACTGTGAACCAAATCAACCGGGTTTACCATCTACGTTGCAGAGAAATTGAATATTTTTGTCCGTAGTAAGATAAGCAGAGAAGCCATTCAATTGAATAAAGCAGTTATAGTGAATTCAACCCAGTAATGTCAGTCAGTGTGGCACTTTTACCACTCCTGTGCTAATAACATAATAATCCAACTGGCTGAATATGCCAATTGTATAACAACCAGTTTGCAAGACATCCTCAGTTTCCTAATTCTATTAGCACAGGAACATACCATTGTGCATAAGAATGAACAGAATATTAATCCACTGAAGAATATACACCAAGAATAATGTTCTGGCTTATAAAGCAAGGAAGAAAGAATCAGTGGTTTAATTTGGTCAATATCATTACATAGATAAAGCCCTGGTTTAGACCCAAACTACTAAAGGGCCACAATCAGTAGACAAATGTTGAACGTTGCTGATAGAAATGCCCTTAGAGCCAACATGATTCCTTTCTTCCTGTCAGAGAAGAGTTTGTTATTCATCTGAACTTTCTACATTGTGCGCTGTTGAACACACCCCAGGATTTAGGATGGCATTTTTCAGGAACTGTTCTATTTCGAAACAACCACATGGGCCAACAACACAGAACCATTCTGGGTTTCAATAACACCTTTTGTTCGTTTAAAAAACTTGTAACAAATGAACGGCAGAAGAAATTAACACTTGGAGCACTATAATTCATTTGTAGTTTATTTTATTGCATTTTAGAAGTGACCAGTAAGCACTTTTATTTAATATaaatcatatttttttaaattaattgcAGGCATCTTTAAATAACAAAGCAAATGGCCTGTAAAGTATACAGTATATTGGTGTACATGGCACTCAAGTCCTCCCAGGGCTGATTATAGCCACACAGTGTTACATACATCCTTCCAGTCACATCCTTCCATACATCCTTCCAGTTTGTTGCTTTCAGGGGAAAAAATCTCCTGGAGTAACTTTACAGCAGAAGAAAAAAATGTCctcaccactctgggacctgtggtgccacctctttgaccaatcagattcacAGAAATTACAGGTCGTGCAGAGTGCGCTCTGATTTATATAGACATGTGCCATCCTCTTCCCACTGGTATTATTTTAGCAAACATGAAAATAACTCACTCCCAATAGACAAGCAAAAAGTCTTCAGAGAAATGTAGCAGCCTACACCTAAACATTAGTGATCTGACCTGCAGTATCAGTCTGATCAACTGTTGGCCTCTATATGCCCTGTCCCATCTGGCCAGAAGAAACAAAGtggtaacattatgtatttatgGCTTAAGACAATTTGTGTTTGGagaaaatataactttttggtaaaaacttgtttggaggaaaaagaatgccgagttgcatccaaagaacaccatacctactgtgaagcatgggggtggaaaaatcatgctttggggctgtttttctgcaaagggaccaggacgactgatccgtccgtgtaaaggaaagaatgaatggggccatgtgtcgtgagattgagtgaaaacctccttccatcagcaagggcattgaagatgaaacgtggctgggtctttcagcatgaaccacatagacaatctttggagggagttgaaagtccgtgttgcccagcaacagccccaaaacatcactgctctggaggagatctgcatggaggaatgggccaaaataccagcaacagtgtgtgaaaaccttctgaagacttacagaaaacatttgacctctgtcattgccaacaaagggtatataacaatgtattgagaaacttttgttattgaccaaatacttattttccaccataatttgcaaatacattttttagagtagagtacagtagagtagagtacagtaaagcacagagcagggtacagtagagcagagtagagtacagcagagtagagtagggtacagtacagcagagtagagtagagtagggtacagcagagtagagtagggtacagtacagcagagtagagtagagtacagtacagcagagtacagtacagcagagtagagcagagtagagtagggtacagcagagtagagttgggtacagtacagcagagtagagtagagtagagtacagtacagtacagcacagcagagtagagcagagtagaataggGTACcgtacagcacagcagagtagagtagggtacagcagagtagagtacagcagagtacagcagagtagagtacagcagagtagagtagggtacagtacagcagagtagagtagggtacagtacagcagagtagagtagagtagggtacagtagagtagagtagggtacagtacagcagagtagagtagggtacagtacagcagagtagagtagagtagggtacagtagagtagagtagggtacagtacagcagagtagagtacagtacagtacagcagagtagagtagggtacagtacagcagagtagagtagagtagggtacagcagagtagagtacagtagagtagggtacagtacagcagagtagagtagagtagggtacagtacagcagagtagagtagggtacagcagagtagagtagggtacagtaggatacagcagagtacagcagagtatagtacagtacagcagagtatagtacagtacagcagagtatagtacagtggagcagagtagagtagggtacagtacagttgtacaatagagtacagtagagtagagtacagtagagtacagcagtgTAGAGTACATTAGGGTACTTTGATGCAAAAAGTGTTGAATACATTGCCCAGTGGGTAGTGAGTACGAGAAAATATTGAAAAATGTAAGAACAAACTTAGTGACAACTTAAGAATCAAGGTTCTTAAAACTTTGTCAGCAAGTGAGAGTGTTCTCAGCAATTTCATTAAAATGCATTCAATTTCTTTGTCAAGGAAGACCATGTAAAAAACATTTATCCTACAATATTGTGTCCAGCTGAACACAACCCAGGCTTTAGGATGGTATTTCAGGAAGAATGTTCTAGTcagaaacacagacatcacatttttGCGTTTCAATAACACCTTTGGTTCCAGCTTAAACTGATGAATGACACAATAAATTAATACTTGGGGCACTATATTTGAGGAGTAGTTTATTTTTATTGCACAAGTGACCAGCTTTTAAATTGCAGGCATATTTAGCCACTGAGCGGAAGGCCTGTAGTTATTATGGAGTAATCAATATCCAGGAACTACTTCTTGGATGGATCCATCTCACTGTACCAGTAACAGGACCCAAGAAAACTCATGAGACAGGCAGAGTACTTGGCCTGGAGTCCACTTTGGCCATCGTTCAACAACCAGTCTGTCCAAAGGCACTCATCTGGGGCGCTGACGGGACAGGGGAGGGAAGAGCAGCGGATGATCTGTAGctcagagcagggagagagaaagacccaGATCACCAACTGATCATTACCCCAATACTATAGCTATTGTGTTCAGCCAAtgtgacaaagtaaaaattgAACAAGTGGTGTAAAGTAATTTTACTATAATTCCTGTCACACACCGTGCAAGAGCAGCCGGTTCGGTAGCGTTGAGTCAAGCTCTTCTTTTGTGTGCCATTCAAGTCGTCCCAGTACTGAATAAAGTCACACATGCCTATATGCATCCTGCCATCCGTATTTAGGCTGCCTGAAGACAGAAGAAAGTGAGTTATCAACCTGTGGGGTAAAAGTTAACCCCCAGATGCTGATATTTAATAAGTTCCCCTTCTTTCCCCCACAAATGGTTAAGATTAGAATTGGGGGAGGCTGAAACAGATCCTAGATCTGTCCCTGGGGGTAACTTTACCCTGGAGCAGGAAGACATTGATGCAGCCTGGAACACTAGAATTTAGCGATGCATTAGTTGTAAACATTTATaagcattaaacatttaaattCTTAACATTAGGTATTATAAAGTGTAACTGGAAGAGCCAGGCTGTaccacatccggccgtgattgggagtcccatagggcggcacacaagtggcccagcgtcgtcagggtttggccgtcattgcaAACAAGaatgtttttaactgacttgcctggttaaatgaacTTTAAATTAAAGAAGTATTTTTTCTGAAGCACTTGACTTGTACAAGATGAAGTCAATAGTTCAGAATAGGCCATGATGTTGCAAGCATAGGTTGAGCATGTTAACCAGTGATAACAATGAACTTGGGTAACAGTGAGAAGCACACCTGTGAAGAGATACTCCTTGTTGATTTCCAGGGTCACACCACACGAGGCTGAGGAGGATGAAGTGAAGATGGCGCGGATAACCCGGTCAGGACCTTTGAACATCTAGCCAATCACAAGGAGAGAATGAAGGATCTTTCAAAAATCTAAATAAAGTCTAAATAAAGTCTTTCCTAATTCCCTCCCTATACCCCATCCGGATGTTTGCAGATCAAAAAATATTGCTTAATCTAACCTTCATTTTTATCAGGGTGTCATACAGAGACCAAGGTAAGCAGAAAAGTCCAAAACAATTCTGAGTCGCCCGAAAGGCAACTACAAGtcacatttagaacatttaaGATCGTTCCGCAAAAATATTTCAAGCAGATTCATCCAACTCAGGAGAGCCCAATGGAATATCCAGAGTTAAACATCCCTGGTCTGAGAGACTAACTATAATGTCTAAAGGTCAGAAATAATGTTAGGTACAGTGAGAGTTAGTAAAAGTGCTTTATAAAAGAACATCTGGCAATTTATCAACTAAAGTAACAAAGAGCCAGCCAACTTCCTGGTAGAGAATGCAGGGATGAGTACCAAACccccatcaccagtaataaagtGCAGTGCATGATGTCACCATAGTCTAGGACTGGTAGGAACAGCAACTGAATAATGTGCTTTCCAGCAAGAGGCATTTCTACTGAAGCTCCTTTATATATGGTGGAAGCTCCAC
This window contains:
- the LOC127930161 gene encoding metalloproteinase inhibitor 2-like, which codes for MRSCASSTGFCNADVVIRAKVVGVGVASRDTKYDIQQIKMFKGPDRVIRAIFTSSSSASCGVTLEINKEYLFTGSLNTDGRMHIGMCDFIQYWDDLNGTQKKSLTQRYRTGCSCTIIRCSSLPCPVSAPDECLWTDWLLNDGQSGLQAKYSACLMSFLGSCYWYSEMDPSKK